TGGCAACCTTACCCTGGGTATGATGCTTTCGGTACAATATATCATTGGCCAGCTAAACAGCCCCCTAATGCAACTCATCGATTTCATCAAACAAACACAGGATGCCAGAATTTCGCTCGAAAGATTACAGGAAATTCATGATAAAGACAACGAAGAAGGCAGTGAAGAACAGTACGCTGCAGAAATTGCGCAGAAAGATATCGAACTAAAGGCTGTATCGTTCAAGTATACAGGGGCCGATTCGTTTGTTTTTCAGGATTTAAACCTGGTTATCCCCTTTCAAAAAACCACGGCTATAGTTGGGGCAAGCGGTAGCGGAAAAACAACGCTTTTAAAGTTGTTGACCAAATTTTACGAACCCGATCAAGGCGAAATAAAAATTGGCAGCACCGATATGAAAAATATCTCACCCAGGTACTGGCGCGACCATTGCGGAGTGGTGATGCAGGAGAGTTATGTGTTTAACGATACCATTGCCAATAATATCGCCATTGGCGAAGATGTGATTGATAAACAAAAGCTGAGAAAAGCTATAGAAATTGCCAATATACAGGATTTTATAGAAAGTCTGCCTTTAAGTTATAACACCAAAATTGGGAATGAAGGTATGGGCGTTAGCGGTGGACAGAAGCAACGGTTGTTTATTGCCCGGGCCGTGTATAAATCGCCTGAATACATCTTTTTTGATGAGGCCACAAGTGCTTTAGATGCCAATAACGAAAAGATAATTATCGAAAACCTGAACCAGTTTTTTAAGGGTAAAACGGCCATTGTAATTGCCCACAGGTTATCTACAGTTAAACATGCCGATAAAATTATCGTGCTGGATAAGGGAATGGTTGTAGAAGAAGGCAACCACAACGAACTAGTGGCCAAAAAAGGAGAATATTACAGATTAATCAAAAACCAGCTCGAACTTGGAAACTAAGAAAGATAAACTAGACGAGATACAACTACGCTCGGAAGGTGTGCAGGATATTCTATCAGAACCACCCCACTGGATGTTCCGCTGGGGCAGTGTGGTTATCCTGGCCATCCTTTTAATGATTTTATTGATGAGTTACTTCATTAAATATCCGGAGTTTGTACCCGCAACCATCATCATTACTTCACAAAATCCACCAGAAAAACTAGAGATCAGAGCGGATTCCAGAATTGAAAAAATATTTATTAGCGACCATCAAAAGGTAAAAAAGGATCAGCTATTAATGGTTTTACAATCTACTGCAAATTATAAAGATATTTTACAGCTTAAAAGCATTATAGATTCCATTTCTCCCGGTCAGCTGTTTTCGTTTCCGGTTGATCAAGTTTCGCGGTTTAAGTTAGGAGAACTACAGGGCGATTATAATAATTTTGCCAAGGCCTTTCAGGACGAAAAGCTGTTTACCAGGCTTAAACCTTATGCACCGGAAAATGTAGCGACAGCTCAAAATATCCAGACCAATAAAAGCAGGATAATAGCCTTAAAAAGGCAAAAAACATTTGAAAGTTTAAAGTTTGAACTGGTAAAGAAAAATTATCAGCGCGCCCAGCTGCTGCTAAACCAAAAGGTAATTTCGGCTTTGGAA
The nucleotide sequence above comes from Pedobacter riviphilus. Encoded proteins:
- a CDS encoding HlyD family secretion protein, whose protein sequence is METKKDKLDEIQLRSEGVQDILSEPPHWMFRWGSVVILAILLMILLMSYFIKYPEFVPATIIITSQNPPEKLEIRADSRIEKIFISDHQKVKKDQLLMVLQSTANYKDILQLKSIIDSISPGQLFSFPVDQVSRFKLGELQGDYNNFAKAFQDEKLFTRLKPYAPENVATAQNIQTNKSRIIALKRQKTFESLKFELVKKNYQRAQLLLNQKVISALEFENEKIKFLQAQQNLENLDISLSQTDEAIYNLNKTKSGTTINAEKDKINFASQTLQLLEQLRRSLRAWEQSYLVISSTNGVASFQQFWGENQFVKRGDPILSILPDHTQALIGRMFVAATNSGKIARGEKVLIKLDNYRYQEYGIVEGKVQNISFTPDDKGNYYVDVLLPKGLKTSYHKILPFDKELKGNAEIVTQDLRLIERFFYQIRKLTRYQTE